A stretch of Heterodontus francisci isolate sHetFra1 chromosome 1, sHetFra1.hap1, whole genome shotgun sequence DNA encodes these proteins:
- the prdm8b gene encoding PR domain zinc finger protein 8b: MEDPNAHKGFWESDASRAVQQCLTNIFTSVYTTCDIPENAIFGPCVLSHTSLYDSIAFIALKSADKRTVPYIFRVDTSAANSSSEGLMWLRLVQSARDKEEQNLEAYVKNGQLFYRSLRRIDKDEELLVWYGKELLELLLLSNVRAQAKMNGSSPYTCLDCSQRFQCEYPFLAHVRFRCQKRLGCIALDENVKNSGDRDNQTAVGSSVKFSRSERQSAFANVENNKTITDFHNLARDMENQRENARNHRETESIHENKRKYDEAEEKNDNILHTTKIADRSLAIPRENLLCPSQQFSGGYFNLRENGRLVPPSNPESPDAKRSAFFEVKRTSLNLKQTSKDRVSDIDNKNGTASNTSSSVKSILTETQVTSCLDNIAMGSAFRSVSQLCGTEERKSAFSQPARSFTQLSPLLVSQKVIPGLECHPGVGDSGRLYQANALAAKLQSADVNGNCNMQGGLAKQSPFVYATAFWPKASGPIQLQVPSALTLLPPSFTSFCLPAQNWCAKCNASFRMTSDLVYHMRSHHKKEYAMEPLVKRRREEKLKCPICNESFRERHHLSRHMTSHN, translated from the exons ATGGAAGATCCAAATGCCCACAAGGGGTTTTGGGAGAGCGATGCCAGCAGAGCCGTCCAGCAATGTCTGACCAACATTTTCACCAGTGTGTATACAACCTGTGACATTCCCGAAAATGCAATTTTTGGACCCTGCGTACTAAGCCACACATCCCTATATGACAGCATCGCTTTCATTGCTCTTAAGTCAGCCGACAAAAGGACGGTGCCCTATATCTTTCGG GTGGACACTTCAGCAGCGAACAGCTCCTCCGAGGGCTTAATGTGGCTCAGACTCGTCCAGTCGGCCAGGGATAAAGAAGAACAAAATCTGGAGGCATATGTGAAAAATGGTCAGTTGTTTTATCGGTCTCTGAGGCGGATTGACAAAGACGAAGAATTACTTGTGTGGTATGGAAAAGAACTGTTGGAGCTGCTGCTTCTCAGCAACGTCAGGGCACAGGCCAAAATGAATG GATCCTCGCCATACACATGTCTGGACTGCAGCCAGCGATTCCAGTGTGAATACCCTTTTCTAGCCCATGTGCGATTCCGCTGTCAGAAGAGACTGGGGTGCATTGCCTTGGATGAGAACGTTAAGAACAGTGGAGACCGCGACAATCAAACTGCTGTAGGATCAAGCGTTAAATTCAGCCGATCGGAGCGACAATCAGCCTTCGCTAATGTAGAAAATAATAAAACCATTACAGATTTCCACAATCTCGCCAGGGATATGGAAAATCAGAGAGAAAATGCTAGGAATCATCGAGAAACTGAAAGCATACATGAAAATAAAAGAAAGTACGATGAAGCGGAAGAAAAGAATGACAATATACTGCACACGACAAAAATCGCAGATAGATCACTGGCTATTCCAAGAGAAAATCTTCTCTGCCCTTCCCAACAGTTCAGTGGGGGTTATTTCAATCTGAGAGAAAATGGAAGGCTAGTGCCACCATCTAATCCAGAGTCTCCAGACGCCAAACGGAGCGCCTTCTTCGAAGTGAAACGAACTTCACTTAACCTTAAACAGACTTCAAAGGACCGCGTTTCTGACATAGATAACAAGAATGGCACAGCATCTAATACGAGCTCTTCCGTCAAGTCTATTCTGACTGAAACGCAAGTCACTTCTTGTCTGGACAACATTGCCATGGGAAGTGCGTTTAGGAGCGTCTCTCAGCTTTGTGGGACGGAGGAAAGGAAGAGTGCATTCTCTCAGCCAGCCAGATCGTTTACTCAGCTATCTCCACTCTTGGTGTCCCAAAAAGTGATTCCTGGCTTAGAGTGTCATCCTGGCGTTGGTGACTCTGGTAGGCTTTATCAGGCAAATGCCTTAGCTGCAAAGCTCCAGAGTGCAGATGTTAACGGCAATTGTAATATGCAAGGAGGTCTGGCCAAACAAAGCCCTTTCGTATATGCTACCGCCTTCTGGCCAAAGGCTTCTGGGCCCATTCAGCTGCAAGTTCCATCCGCACTGACCCTTCTTCCTCCTTCATTTACGTCCTTTTGTTTACCAGCGCAGAACTGGTGTGCCAAATGCAACGCTTCTTTCAGAATGACATCCGATTTAGTGTACCACATGAGATCTCACCACAAAAAGGAGTATGCCATGGAGCCTCTGGTGAAAAGACGAAGAGAGGAAAAGCTTAAATGTCCCATTTGCAATGAATCATTTAGGGAACGCCATCACCTATCCCGGCACATGACGTCTCATAACTGA